A region of Campylobacter armoricus DNA encodes the following proteins:
- a CDS encoding YqaA family protein: MFDFLYNDISYIGLFIVCFLSSTLLPMASEAFVLVFVKLDFNAYMVLFVASLGNTLGCLSTYALAYFGESQILEKYFKGSLCKLEKINANFKKFGSLYAFFTFLPIVGDLFALGLGFAKYSFLKASIFIALGKLSRYAFVIFIANSI, translated from the coding sequence ATGTTTGATTTTTTGTATAATGATATAAGTTATATAGGGCTTTTTATAGTATGTTTTCTCTCTAGCACGCTTTTACCTATGGCAAGTGAAGCTTTTGTGCTTGTTTTTGTAAAATTAGATTTTAATGCTTATATGGTTTTATTTGTCGCAAGCTTGGGAAATACTTTAGGTTGTTTGAGTACCTATGCTTTAGCTTATTTTGGAGAGAGTCAAATTTTAGAAAAATATTTTAAAGGCTCTTTGTGTAAATTAGAAAAAATCAATGCAAACTTTAAAAAATTTGGGTCTTTGTATGCCTTTTTTACCTTTTTACCCATAGTGGGGGATCTTTTTGCGCTAGGCCTTGGATTTGCTAAGTATTCTTTTTTAAAAGCAAGTATTTTTATAGCCTTGGGTAAATTAAGTCGTTATGCTTTTGTAATTTTCATAGCAAATTCCATTTGA
- the trpB gene encoding tryptophan synthase subunit beta translates to MKKYYGKFGGQFVPNEVKIALDEVEKAFLKFKKDKDFNTKLKELLTNYVGRPTPLYHAKNLSKLYNHEIYLKREDLTHTGAHKINNAIAQALIAKKMNKKKIIAETGAGQHGLATATAAALLGLECEIFMGAIDVKRQALNVYKMELLGAKVHAVESRSKTLSDAVNEALNFWVKNTKEVFYVVGSAVGPYPYPQIVAHFQSIIGKECKIQLKKLNKKVDYIIAAAGGGSNAAGIFHAFLKDEKVKLIGVEAAGLGKDTPYHAATLTKGKEGIIHGMKTKVLQDDKGNVAHTFSISAGLDYPGIGPLHAYLQESKRASYHAINDDECINALKLLCKEEGIIPAIESSHALAYLEKLCPTLKKKSVIIINLSGRGDKDMQSIYEYKKGEIYG, encoded by the coding sequence ATGAAAAAATATTATGGAAAATTTGGTGGGCAATTTGTGCCAAATGAGGTAAAAATAGCACTGGATGAAGTAGAAAAAGCTTTTTTAAAATTCAAAAAAGATAAAGATTTTAATACAAAATTAAAAGAGCTCTTAACTAATTATGTAGGAAGACCTACCCCTTTATATCATGCTAAAAATTTAAGCAAACTTTATAATCATGAAATTTATTTAAAAAGAGAAGACTTAACTCACACAGGAGCTCATAAAATCAATAATGCCATAGCTCAAGCATTAATAGCAAAGAAAATGAATAAGAAAAAAATTATTGCAGAAACTGGAGCAGGACAACACGGGCTTGCAACTGCTACTGCAGCAGCACTTTTAGGACTTGAGTGCGAGATATTTATGGGAGCTATTGATGTAAAAAGACAGGCTTTAAATGTCTATAAAATGGAGCTTTTAGGAGCAAAAGTTCATGCGGTAGAAAGCAGAAGTAAAACTTTAAGTGATGCGGTTAATGAGGCTTTAAATTTTTGGGTTAAAAATACCAAAGAAGTATTTTATGTAGTAGGAAGTGCGGTGGGACCTTATCCTTATCCACAAATTGTTGCACATTTTCAAAGCATTATAGGTAAAGAATGCAAAATACAACTTAAAAAATTAAATAAAAAAGTAGATTATATCATAGCAGCAGCTGGAGGTGGTAGCAATGCTGCTGGAATTTTTCATGCATTTTTAAAAGATGAAAAAGTTAAGCTCATAGGTGTTGAAGCAGCAGGTTTAGGAAAAGATACACCTTATCATGCAGCCACGCTTACTAAAGGCAAAGAAGGTATTATCCATGGTATGAAAACCAAAGTTTTACAAGATGATAAAGGAAACGTTGCTCACACCTTTAGTATTTCTGCTGGACTTGATTACCCTGGAATAGGCCCTTTACATGCATATTTACAAGAAAGCAAAAGAGCAAGTTATCATGCTATTAATGATGATGAGTGCATTAATGCGTTAAAATTATTATGTAAAGAAGAAGGTATTATACCTGCTATTGAAAGCTCACATGCATTAGCTTACTTAGAAAAGCTTTGTCCTACTTTAAAGAAAAAAAGTGTAATAATCATAAATCTTTCAGGAAGAGGTGATAAGGATATGCAAAGTATTTATGAGTATAAAAAAGGTGAAATTTATGGTTGA
- a CDS encoding disulfide bond formation protein B, producing MNTYLNKNDQYFYLFMTTAVLLILAIPVGFANMYLGYFHNESPCTLCWFERIGMIIIGVLGMLILRYGPQIKYIVCVFLFAGYGIYMGIRHTASWWQRDIGIGLGDKLVGAHTYTWAVVVYWCVVIVMGLALLFIRKNSSMMEDLANKEIKVKPLNAYSKFVIVISFIVVCSNAFQALIINGLPPYTGKSNPDRLTFDMSIMSKTWTTEVWSRLSKFNLLGKNVPEDVFIKDLVEPKNLHFDKNTSNGAFEISKKLELLNTYNIEIPELIKFKHINAIAYNKNSNEFALVTNEMAVSYTKDFKQSSGFVLFDKTNGNDMRYIVDATFIGNKFVLGASNKTFTGIEKTDEVIDEMLEWQTFKETTKGIAPAFYTKKNENWFEPSRKYILTIRAKQNYIHSYANDGQFLYLITIPNKFSKKLVLSYASTKDYLLSGEKILEVSEKLKLKDNRNINDYYIVGADIFEDKMLALSLNYSTLLVIDYKNAKIIDAYEIQGLDNPKSLAIKNDVIYILDRTNDKKDIIKTYKNPL from the coding sequence ATGAATACTTATTTAAACAAAAATGATCAATATTTTTATCTTTTTATGACTACCGCTGTTTTACTTATTTTAGCTATACCAGTAGGTTTTGCAAATATGTATTTAGGATATTTCCATAATGAATCCCCTTGTACGCTTTGTTGGTTTGAGCGTATTGGTATGATTATAATTGGTGTGCTTGGAATGCTTATATTGCGTTATGGTCCTCAAATAAAATATATTGTATGTGTGTTTTTATTTGCAGGATATGGGATTTATATGGGAATTCGTCATACGGCTAGTTGGTGGCAAAGAGATATTGGTATAGGTTTAGGGGATAAATTAGTAGGAGCACATACTTATACTTGGGCTGTTGTTGTGTATTGGTGTGTTGTTATAGTAATGGGGCTTGCTTTGTTATTTATACGAAAAAATAGCTCAATGATGGAAGATCTTGCTAATAAAGAAATTAAAGTTAAACCTTTAAATGCCTATTCAAAATTTGTTATAGTTATATCTTTTATAGTTGTATGTTCTAATGCTTTCCAAGCTTTAATAATCAATGGTTTGCCTCCTTATACAGGAAAATCAAATCCTGATCGTTTAACATTTGATATGAGCATCATGAGTAAAACTTGGACTACAGAAGTTTGGAGCAGACTTAGCAAATTCAACCTTTTAGGTAAAAATGTTCCAGAAGATGTTTTTATCAAAGATTTAGTAGAGCCAAAAAACCTACATTTTGACAAAAATACTTCAAATGGCGCTTTTGAAATTTCAAAAAAATTAGAACTACTAAATACTTATAATATTGAAATACCAGAATTGATAAAATTTAAACATATTAATGCTATAGCATATAATAAAAATAGCAATGAATTTGCTCTTGTAACCAATGAAATGGCGGTATCATATACTAAAGATTTTAAACAATCTAGTGGTTTTGTTTTATTTGATAAAACCAATGGAAACGATATGAGATATATCGTAGATGCAACATTTATAGGTAATAAATTTGTATTAGGTGCTTCAAATAAAACTTTTACAGGAATAGAAAAAACAGATGAAGTAATTGATGAAATGCTAGAATGGCAAACTTTTAAAGAAACCACAAAAGGCATAGCACCTGCATTTTATACCAAAAAGAATGAAAATTGGTTTGAGCCTTCAAGAAAATATATTTTAACTATAAGAGCAAAGCAAAATTATATACACTCTTATGCCAATGATGGTCAATTTTTGTATTTAATTACCATACCAAACAAATTTAGTAAAAAGCTTGTATTGTCTTATGCAAGTACTAAAGACTATTTACTAAGCGGAGAGAAAATACTTGAGGTTAGTGAAAAATTAAAGCTCAAAGATAATAGAAATATCAATGATTACTATATAGTAGGTGCAGATATTTTCGAAGATAAAATGTTAGCATTAAGTTTAAATTACAGCACATTACTTGTAATTGATTATAAAAATGCAAAAATAATTGATGCTTATGAGATACAAGGACTTGATAATCCAAAATCCCTAGCTATAAAAAATGATGTCATTTATATTTTAGATCGCACAAATGACAAGAAAGATATTATAAAAACTTATAAAAATCCTTTATAA
- the uvrA gene encoding excinuclease ABC subunit UvrA — protein MDDNINIIGAKENNLKNINLKIPKNKLIVFTGLSGSGKSTLAFDTLYAEGQRRYIESLSAYARQFLDKVGKPNVDKIEGLTPAIAIDQKTTSKNPRSTVGTITEIYDYLRLLYARIGVQHCHQCGQKISSMSAADIVGEILKLPKGAKIIIYAPLIKEKKGTFADLLENLVAKGYVRAQIDGVLTRLDEDIELAKTKKHTIKLVIDRLEVQEDMLARLASDIEKGLSESFGEVEIEVLNSEELNIAKHFHYSEHNACFDCKISFPLLEPLSFSFNSPKGACSSCDGLGIRYTLDMKKLINEELSLETGAIKLLYGFNKSYYYKFLMAFCEQNDIRVKIPYSELSEEEKRLVLYGNAKEINFLWKRHRLNRKFEGAVKYAYEMLKDEKDLSEYMSEKICKDCGGHRLRAESLAVRVADKNLGEILDMSIENATAFFFNEDNFSYLNEQEKLIAKPIFKEINERLFFLYDVGLGYLSLGRDARTISGGEAQRIRIASQIGSGLSGVMYVLDEPSIGLHERDTAKLIKTLRNLQQKGNTLIVVEHDKMTIEEADFIVDIGPNAGSFGGEVVFSGTYKELLKSKSQTALYMSGKKQIAHQKNREQKEFISLKDVSINNIQNLSVNFPLHNLVAITGVSGSGKSSLILQTLLPFAKEELNRAKKVKKLSGVKIEGLEKLDKVIYLDQSPIGRTPRSNPATYTGAMDEIRNLFAATKEAKMRGYKAGRFSFNVKGGRCEKCSGDGEIKIEMHFLPDVMVTCDVCNGKRYNDATLEIKYKGKSIADVLNMSIIEASEFFTSVPKIRQKLDTLVKVGLDYLTLGQNATTLSGGEAQRIKLAKELSRSDTGRTLYILDEPTTGLHFEDVNKLILVLQHLVDLGNSVFVIEHNLDVIKNADYIIDMGPEGGVKGGKVIAKGSVKDLAKNHKKTGSYTGYYLNLELNNSKNKFD, from the coding sequence ATGGATGATAATATAAATATCATTGGTGCTAAAGAAAATAACCTCAAAAATATAAATTTAAAAATTCCAAAAAATAAACTTATAGTTTTTACAGGACTTAGTGGAAGTGGTAAATCAACTTTGGCATTTGATACACTTTATGCAGAAGGACAGCGTCGATATATAGAAAGCTTGAGTGCTTATGCAAGGCAGTTTTTAGATAAAGTTGGTAAGCCAAATGTCGATAAAATAGAAGGTCTAACCCCTGCTATTGCTATTGATCAAAAAACAACTTCTAAAAATCCTCGATCAACCGTTGGAACTATCACTGAAATTTATGATTATTTAAGACTTTTATATGCAAGAATTGGAGTGCAGCATTGTCATCAATGTGGACAAAAAATTTCATCTATGAGTGCAGCAGATATTGTAGGAGAGATTCTAAAGCTTCCAAAAGGAGCAAAAATTATCATTTATGCTCCTTTGATTAAAGAAAAAAAAGGAACTTTTGCCGATCTTTTGGAGAATTTAGTAGCAAAAGGTTATGTAAGAGCACAAATTGATGGGGTTTTGACTCGTCTTGATGAGGATATTGAACTTGCTAAAACCAAAAAGCATACAATAAAACTTGTGATAGATAGACTTGAGGTGCAAGAAGATATGCTAGCAAGACTTGCAAGCGATATAGAAAAAGGTCTTAGTGAGAGTTTTGGCGAAGTGGAAATTGAAGTTTTAAATAGTGAAGAATTAAATATAGCTAAGCATTTTCATTATAGTGAGCATAATGCTTGTTTTGATTGTAAAATTTCTTTTCCTTTACTTGAACCTTTGAGTTTTTCTTTTAACTCTCCAAAAGGAGCTTGTTCAAGTTGTGATGGTCTTGGCATAAGATACACGCTTGATATGAAAAAGCTTATTAATGAAGAATTGAGTTTAGAAACAGGAGCCATAAAACTTTTATACGGATTTAATAAAAGTTATTATTATAAGTTTTTAATGGCCTTTTGTGAGCAAAATGATATAAGAGTGAAAATTCCTTATAGTGAGTTAAGTGAAGAAGAAAAGCGTCTAGTGCTTTATGGTAATGCGAAAGAAATTAACTTTTTATGGAAAAGACATAGATTAAATCGTAAATTTGAAGGTGCTGTAAAATATGCTTATGAAATGCTAAAAGATGAAAAAGATTTAAGTGAATATATGAGTGAAAAAATTTGCAAAGATTGTGGAGGTCATCGTTTAAGAGCTGAAAGTTTAGCAGTTAGAGTGGCTGATAAAAATTTAGGTGAAATTTTAGATATGAGTATAGAAAATGCTACAGCCTTTTTTTTTAATGAAGATAATTTCTCTTATTTGAACGAGCAAGAAAAGTTAATTGCTAAACCTATTTTTAAAGAAATTAATGAAAGATTATTTTTTCTTTATGATGTAGGACTTGGGTATTTGTCTTTAGGAAGAGATGCGAGGACAATTAGTGGTGGAGAAGCTCAAAGAATTCGTATAGCATCTCAAATTGGTAGTGGTTTAAGTGGAGTGATGTATGTTTTAGATGAACCAAGCATTGGTTTGCATGAGCGAGATACTGCAAAACTTATTAAAACTTTGAGAAATCTTCAACAAAAAGGCAATACTTTAATCGTAGTAGAACATGATAAAATGACCATAGAAGAAGCAGATTTTATTGTAGATATTGGACCAAATGCTGGTTCATTTGGCGGTGAAGTGGTTTTTAGTGGCACTTATAAAGAATTGTTAAAAAGCAAAAGTCAAACAGCACTTTATATGAGTGGTAAAAAGCAAATTGCTCATCAAAAAAATAGAGAACAAAAAGAATTTATAAGTTTAAAAGATGTGAGTATTAATAATATCCAAAATTTAAGTGTAAATTTTCCATTACATAATCTAGTGGCAATTACAGGTGTTTCAGGAAGTGGAAAAAGTTCATTAATCTTACAAACCTTACTTCCTTTTGCAAAAGAAGAGCTTAACCGCGCTAAAAAAGTTAAAAAACTAAGTGGAGTGAAAATAGAAGGTTTGGAAAAACTTGATAAGGTGATTTATCTTGATCAAAGTCCTATAGGACGCACTCCGCGTTCAAATCCTGCTACCTATACAGGTGCTATGGATGAAATTCGTAATCTTTTTGCAGCTACTAAAGAAGCTAAAATGCGAGGCTATAAAGCAGGGCGTTTTTCTTTTAATGTAAAAGGTGGAAGATGTGAAAAATGTAGTGGCGATGGAGAGATTAAAATAGAAATGCATTTTTTGCCTGATGTAATGGTAACTTGTGATGTATGTAATGGTAAAAGATATAACGATGCTACTTTGGAAATTAAATACAAAGGTAAAAGTATAGCTGATGTTTTAAATATGAGTATTATTGAAGCAAGTGAGTTTTTTACTTCTGTGCCAAAAATAAGACAAAAATTAGATACTTTGGTAAAAGTTGGGCTTGATTATCTTACCTTAGGACAGAATGCGACTACTTTAAGTGGTGGGGAAGCACAGCGTATCAAACTAGCTAAAGAGTTAAGTAGAAGTGATACAGGAAGAACTCTTTATATACTTGATGAGCCTACAACAGGGCTTCATTTTGAGGATGTTAATAAACTCATTTTGGTTTTGCAACATTTAGTTGATCTTGGAAATAGCGTGTTTGTAATAGAGCATAATTTAGATGTGATTAAAAATGCTGATTATATCATCGATATGGGACCTGAAGGTGGAGTTAAAGGTGGTAAGGTTATAGCTAAAGGTAGCGTGAAAGATCTTGCTAAAAATCACAAAAAAACCGGTTCTTATACAGGATATTATTTAAATTTAGAACTTAATAATAGCAAAAATAAATTTGATTAA
- a CDS encoding DUF4198 domain-containing protein gives MKFSKIVFLGFFITSSALAHQFFPMQTNDGYKVGFWADDHWGQYQPDRIFGISAKDSKGKLLKAGYDYQNDKIFIDGTPAVASINYDFGYYTFTRNGKHYAQNRSQITDIAGANEVVQTRKIFKMGKSIFSWNEGSNKPLGLKFEIIPLQNPLILKEGDKLKLQVLLDGKPIKGVEFEDQNDDIENITTNDNGIATITLTKPKERLQIIAANIKIPYNLDRYGDTLQLTATLSFQSK, from the coding sequence ATGAAATTTTCAAAAATTGTTTTTTTAGGATTTTTTATTACTAGTTCTGCTTTAGCACATCAATTTTTTCCAATGCAAACTAATGATGGATATAAAGTAGGTTTTTGGGCTGATGATCATTGGGGCCAATATCAACCTGATAGAATTTTTGGAATTAGTGCAAAAGATTCAAAAGGGAAACTACTAAAAGCAGGATATGACTACCAAAACGATAAAATTTTCATAGATGGAACACCTGCTGTAGCAAGTATTAATTATGATTTTGGATATTATACCTTTACAAGAAATGGCAAACACTACGCGCAAAATAGATCGCAAATAACTGATATTGCCGGAGCAAACGAAGTTGTTCAAACAAGAAAAATATTTAAAATGGGAAAAAGTATTTTTAGTTGGAATGAAGGATCTAATAAACCTTTGGGATTAAAATTTGAAATTATTCCTTTGCAAAATCCATTAATACTAAAAGAAGGAGACAAGCTCAAATTACAAGTTTTATTAGATGGAAAACCAATAAAAGGGGTAGAGTTTGAAGATCAAAATGATGATATTGAAAATATTACAACAAACGATAACGGCATAGCAACAATAACACTAACAAAACCAAAAGAAAGATTACAAATTATAGCTGCAAATATAAAAATTCCATATAATCTAGATAGATATGGTGACACTTTACAACTAACAGCTACTTTGAGTTTTCAATCTAAGTAA
- the serC gene encoding phosphoserine transaminase, translated as MRVMNFSAGPSNLPDEVLKEAQEHLFDYHGKGFSIMEVSHRGKVFEEVHFEAIKMAKELYDVNDDYEVLLMQGGASLQFAMIPMNLYIGGVCEFANTGVWTKKAIKEAEILGVNTKIVASSQESEFDYIPQFEFSDNADYAYICSNNTIYGTQYKEYPKTKSPLIIDASSDFFSKKIDFSNIAMLFGGVQKNAGISGLACAFIRKDMIERSKNKNIPSMLKYSVYAENNSLFNTPATFAIYMFNLEMKWLLNQGGLEKINEQNIQKAKILYDVIDESNGFYKGHAKKEDRSLMNVSFNIAHDRNLEPIFVKEAEENGMIGLKGHKILGGIRASIYNSISVEKVQKLSEFMRFFIGKHA; from the coding sequence ATGAGAGTAATGAATTTTAGTGCAGGTCCTTCAAATTTGCCTGATGAGGTTTTAAAAGAAGCACAAGAACATTTGTTTGATTATCATGGTAAAGGCTTTTCTATTATGGAAGTTTCTCATCGCGGAAAGGTTTTTGAAGAAGTTCATTTTGAAGCCATTAAAATGGCAAAGGAGCTTTATGATGTAAATGATGATTATGAAGTACTTTTGATGCAAGGTGGAGCTAGTTTACAATTTGCTATGATACCTATGAATTTATATATAGGTGGGGTTTGTGAATTTGCTAATACTGGAGTTTGGACTAAAAAGGCTATAAAAGAGGCTGAAATTTTAGGAGTAAATACAAAAATAGTAGCAAGTAGTCAAGAAAGTGAATTTGATTATATTCCGCAATTTGAATTTAGTGATAATGCAGATTATGCTTATATATGTTCTAATAATACTATTTATGGAACCCAATATAAAGAATATCCAAAAACTAAAAGTCCTTTGATAATTGATGCTTCTAGTGATTTTTTCTCTAAAAAGATAGATTTTTCTAATATTGCTATGCTTTTTGGTGGAGTGCAAAAAAATGCTGGAATTTCAGGACTTGCATGTGCATTTATCCGTAAAGATATGATAGAGCGTAGTAAAAATAAAAATATACCTAGCATGTTAAAATATAGTGTTTATGCTGAAAATAATTCTTTATTCAACACTCCTGCAACCTTTGCTATATATATGTTTAATCTTGAAATGAAATGGCTTTTAAATCAAGGTGGCTTAGAAAAAATCAATGAACAAAACATACAAAAGGCTAAAATTTTATATGATGTGATTGATGAGAGTAATGGTTTTTATAAAGGTCATGCTAAAAAAGAAGATAGATCGCTAATGAATGTTAGTTTTAATATAGCTCATGATAGAAATTTAGAACCAATTTTTGTAAAAGAAGCTGAAGAAAATGGTATGATAGGGCTTAAAGGACACAAAATACTAGGTGGAATTCGTGCAAGTATTTATAATTCTATCAGTGTTGAAAAAGTTCAAAAGTTAAGTGAATTTATGAGGTTTTTTATTGGAAAACATGCTTAA
- the xseA gene encoding exodeoxyribonuclease VII large subunit — translation MKVSELNLKAKSLLEFHLDDIELSGEVSKITIHNSGHWYFDLKDEKSSIACVMFKGFNQFVQAKPKVGDMLDLRGYVSLYEASGRYQFIAKSMQKTSFGDLEAKFLALKEKLEKEGLFDTNSKKSIVKFPKKIGIITSFTSAALQDMLKLISQKEYNLCKITIFNTLTQGQSAPNSLINALKKADEYEFDAIILARGGGSREDLFCFNDEELARCIFSLKTPIVSAIGHEIDYVISDFVADLRAPTPSAAIDMIFPNKLSLEQGLDELSMHLKNQILNHLKLYQNKVDYLQNLAKAKSLENAFFLKKQKLDFLQSQLESILNLKLLNYENKLGNFEELLTQHKIFFDKSKNLINLQKDGKNISLEKLKKGDIIKLCSINKSKEAQIL, via the coding sequence ATGAAAGTTTCAGAACTTAATTTAAAAGCTAAAAGTTTATTGGAATTTCATCTTGATGATATAGAATTAAGTGGGGAAGTTTCTAAAATAACTATTCATAATTCAGGGCATTGGTATTTTGACTTAAAAGATGAAAAATCAAGTATAGCTTGTGTGATGTTTAAAGGCTTTAATCAATTTGTTCAAGCTAAACCTAAAGTGGGTGATATGCTTGATCTTAGAGGTTATGTGAGTTTATATGAAGCAAGTGGAAGGTATCAATTTATTGCTAAAAGTATGCAAAAAACAAGTTTTGGAGATTTAGAGGCTAAATTTTTAGCTTTAAAAGAAAAGCTTGAAAAAGAAGGCTTGTTTGATACAAATTCTAAAAAAAGTATTGTTAAATTTCCTAAAAAAATAGGCATAATCACTTCTTTTACTTCAGCGGCTTTACAAGATATGTTAAAACTAATTTCGCAAAAAGAATACAATCTTTGCAAAATAACTATTTTTAATACACTCACTCAAGGACAAAGTGCTCCAAATTCTTTAATAAATGCTTTAAAAAAAGCTGATGAGTATGAATTTGATGCAATCATTTTAGCAAGGGGTGGTGGAAGTAGGGAAGATTTGTTTTGTTTTAATGATGAAGAATTAGCAAGATGTATTTTTTCTCTAAAAACGCCTATTGTTTCTGCTATTGGGCATGAGATAGATTATGTTATTAGTGATTTTGTAGCAGATTTAAGAGCACCAACTCCAAGTGCAGCTATTGATATGATTTTTCCAAATAAGTTAAGTTTAGAGCAAGGACTTGATGAGCTTAGTATGCATTTAAAAAATCAAATATTAAACCATCTTAAATTATATCAAAATAAAGTTGATTATTTACAAAATTTAGCCAAAGCTAAGTCTTTAGAAAATGCTTTTTTTCTTAAAAAACAAAAGCTTGATTTTTTACAAAGTCAATTAGAGAGCATTTTAAATTTAAAATTATTAAATTATGAAAATAAACTTGGTAATTTTGAAGAACTTTTAACTCAACATAAAATTTTTTTTGATAAAAGCAAAAATTTGATAAATTTACAAAAAGATGGCAAAAATATCTCTCTTGAAAAGCTAAAAAAAGGAGATATTATAAAACTTTGCTCTATAAATAAGAGTAAAGAGGCTCAAATACTATAA
- the ubiE gene encoding bifunctional demethylmenaquinone methyltransferase/2-methoxy-6-polyprenyl-1,4-benzoquinol methylase UbiE: protein MQKQEKIVKMFDDIAPTYDKTNRILSFGSDVSWRKKACLGVFKYSNNELDIIDIACGTGDMIIEWQNQALKSNKNIINIKGIDPSIGMLEVAKKKIPNATFIQAKAQELPLENESADIISISYGIRNVVDRKKAIKEFARVLKKNGILLVLEFTKREQGGFIATCRDFYLKNILPKIGGFISKNYSAYEYLPNSIEDFLSKEDFIEELKEYFEMLEYKSFSFGVCSMFIARKK, encoded by the coding sequence ATGCAAAAGCAAGAAAAAATAGTTAAAATGTTTGATGATATAGCACCAACTTATGATAAAACTAATAGAATTTTAAGCTTTGGAAGTGATGTGAGTTGGAGAAAAAAAGCTTGTTTAGGTGTTTTTAAGTATTCTAACAATGAACTTGATATTATAGATATAGCTTGTGGAACAGGCGATATGATCATAGAGTGGCAAAATCAAGCTTTAAAATCAAATAAAAATATTATTAATATCAAAGGTATAGACCCAAGTATAGGTATGCTTGAAGTGGCGAAGAAAAAAATCCCAAATGCAACTTTTATACAGGCAAAAGCACAAGAGCTTCCACTTGAAAATGAAAGTGCAGATATCATAAGTATAAGTTATGGCATACGCAATGTAGTAGATAGGAAAAAAGCTATAAAAGAATTTGCAAGAGTATTGAAAAAGAATGGTATTTTACTTGTACTTGAATTTACAAAAAGGGAGCAAGGTGGTTTTATAGCAACTTGTAGAGATTTTTATTTAAAAAATATTTTGCCAAAAATAGGCGGTTTTATCAGTAAAAATTATAGTGCATATGAGTATTTACCAAATTCTATAGAAGATTTTTTAAGCAAAGAAGACTTTATTGAAGAATTGAAAGAATATTTTGAAATGCTAGAGTATAAAAGCTTTAGTTTTGGTGTTTGCTCTATGTTTATTGCAAGAAAAAAATGA
- the perR gene encoding peroxide-responsive transcriptional repressor PerR has product MELIQMLKNCDLKATPQRLCILKILQRHEHPNIESLYESIKEEYPSISLATVYKNLNTLKEQGLVVEINTPNQKTCYDIYEYPHIHVICSKCNYIEDVCYEDSGLSKYQEDLEKKIGNIIDYLGVFAYVNGCKACKK; this is encoded by the coding sequence ATGGAACTTATTCAAATGCTTAAAAATTGTGATTTAAAAGCTACTCCACAAAGACTTTGTATTTTAAAAATTTTACAACGCCATGAGCATCCTAATATTGAATCTTTATACGAAAGCATAAAAGAAGAATATCCATCAATTTCTTTGGCAACCGTATATAAAAATTTAAATACTTTAAAAGAGCAAGGTTTAGTAGTAGAAATTAATACCCCAAATCAAAAAACTTGTTATGATATTTATGAATATCCTCATATTCATGTAATCTGTAGCAAATGTAATTATATAGAAGATGTGTGCTATGAAGATAGTGGTCTTAGCAAGTATCAAGAAGATCTTGAGAAAAAAATTGGAAATATTATTGATTATTTAGGTGTATTTGCTTATGTAAATGGTTGTAAAGCTTGTAAAAAATAA